In the Carcharodon carcharias isolate sCarCar2 chromosome 8, sCarCar2.pri, whole genome shotgun sequence genome, gagaggggagtatgtgggggaaagggagagagagacttaacCCGCTTTAGAAATTTCCGTATAACTCCCAGTAACTAAAATGAGGGCTTGCCCTCATGCGTGTCTGGATATTTCTGACACCTGTCACTTGGTGATAAGAGTATTGTCGAAGCGGACGAGTAAAAAGCATCCCTTTAATACTAACGCCAATTCGCATATTTCATCCTTAACACACACATATTTCGGTTTCAAGTGTTTCTAATAACATACAGTTACATTTTTTAAAGAATAATAATTAGCTCTCTATGCCGCTCGGTAGCTGGAGATAGGTTTAATTTAAATTTACACAAgtgcttttaaagttttttttcattAGGCGTCAAATTTAAAAAGCATTTGAGTCAGCCTTTGCTGTGCTCTGTATGCCCACTGCGCTCCTCCAGCCTGTACCACCTTAGGGTTCACCTTGCCCCTGTCAGGTTCTCATGAATCTGCAATTTCATCCGGTTTCTGCCCTCccgtctctcccccaaccccacccaccaaaaaaaacacatacacacaagagaAAATGACCAATTGTTAAACCAATACAAACTGAAGGCGAGATAAAAGGGAAGGAACCGCCCACGGAACGAGACTGTTTTGAAAGTTTACGCACAGAGAATTGGACACCTATTTTCGTTTAACGGGGTTCTTGGCGAATAGAAAGGTGCGCTCCGGAAGGGGTTTGAAGGCGTCTGACAACGCAACTGAAAAAACACAGAAGAGGGAGGGGAACCCCCGGGAAATTGAAACGTGGAGTCACTTCTCTGGGACATtattagagaaaaaaattctcgaATGTTTTCACAGGCATATTTAGACTTTTGGGGAGCAGGATTCATTCATTTTCCATTTTCAGTTCTTGccccgccccctccactcctAACCTGATATAAACTCTCAACATTAGCTAGCTAGTTGGATCACAGGTGAGAGGAGACTTCAGACCATTGAACAGTGAGCAGTGAGGCAAGGCAGCAAGGTAAATATGCTTCGTGTTAGACGGTCCTCATATTTTCCCTCTTGTGAACGGATTTTACATTTCCAGACAGATTTAAATAAATTATCATTAATTACTATTAAATAAATGAGTCGCAGCTAAATAATAGCATCTTAATAATTTGCAAATAGAAATCTTTTATTTAGAAATAGAAGCATTTTGAACTAgtttagaaaaaaaattaaaatcatgTGTAGATTCCAGCTACCGAACGGTATGGAGATTTATTTAttattctttttaaaatgtaacTGTTATTAGAAACCTTTGAAATCGAAATATGTGTGTTTAGGATGAAATATGTGAAATGGGCGTCCGCAACTTTTAATCTGACTTGTTTTATGCGTTGTGCGTCAGTTAATTTGACATTAATGTGGGAATGATATATTTTGAATCCTCACAGCTTGGTAACTATTAATTTCCTTCATCTAGCGGTCGCAGGAGTTTAACTTTCAAAAACTTGCAAAGCTTTTCTCTCGAGAGTATATGGGGGCACATTCTTTCCCGAAATATGCACTCTTTTCTAATATGCCAAATGGAGTTTAATTCGCTGCTTTTCAAAACAAACCTATATTTAACAACACTATTCATTCGCAGGGGGTGAGCGCTGCTATCAGAGGCAACATTATCTGCTCATCTCTGCCCTTGAGATACTGATGCGtggctttcttgaaccgctgcactccttgtggtgtaggtacatgcaaGTTAATTGGCAGCCGAACTGAAGCTGTTAGACAACGAAAATAAGTGTAATTTGATTTATTTTGTGTGTAGAAAAACAAGCACAATTCTCGATTAATGTATTACTAATCGTTAAGCGATTTTTCAACGACTCAATATTTTGCCCCGGCAAGCTCTCAAATACTCCTACCACCTATTTTGCAGAAGTTTTGTGTTTCAATTGTTacgattgaaaaaaaaacacattgttgCTGCGGATGTTAACACAAAAGAGTATCTAAAATTCCTGTTGAGTGGCTTGTGCGGTAACCCCCTTAAGGAATCCCTTGCTTATTTACATAATAGGGACAGCTTGTCCCTTGTGTAAAGGGCGATCCTACATCAGTGAGATGATCAGCAAAGGTTTTGTTTAAAGGTAAGACGATGTTTTAATATGTGTTAAGTTTGTTTGAAGGTGAAGCGACTGTCAGGGCTGAGGGTGACAACAGAAACGGCTTGCTTAAAGGTACCCTGGAGCTTATTTCCATATACTGTACACACACCAAAATCCAGCAATCCAGTTGAAATTGGGAGGGGTCCGTTTCAGCGAATCAGACCCCAGGTTTTGCAAATGGCAAATAACAGGTTATCCGGCGCGGTGCTGTTGTATTCCGTGACTATCACCTCACTACATAACATGATAGCCACGGAATTCAACATTTATCACGGTTTTCAACTATGCCTGGCatgtgaaaatatttttttaaaaaatcaatgtgTAGAGATACGTCGACGCTGTTCTGATACCAACATTTAACCGACTCCTCCCAAATTACTGTCTCTGGTTTGTTGTAGCTCGGGCATTGAATGTAAGCCCGCTTGTAGCAAAACAACTCGGGCAAGACTTTctccattataaaacaaaaacagaattacctggaaaaactcagcaggtctggcagcatcggcggagaagaaaagagttgacgtttcgagtcctcatgacccttcgacagaacttgagttcgagtccaggaaagagctgaaatataagctggtttaaggtgtgtgtgtgggtttcagctctttcctggactcgaactcaagttctgtcgaagggtcatgaggactcgaaacgtcaactcttttcttctccgccgatgctgccagacctgctgagtttttccaggtaattctgtttttgttttggatttccagcatccgcagtttttttgtttttttctccatTATAGCCTGGTCAAAATGTTCGTGAGGTTAGGATGGTAAAAGTAAGCTCTAATTTCCATTTTTTGCAATGTTCTTTCAAAGTTGAATTTTAAAAAGGGACACCACGTTGTAGATAGGATTCTATAGGATATAcgacacagaaacaggacatttggCCCACCAGTCCATGCCAGCGTTTATGCTCCGCTGGAGCCTCCTCCTTTCCTCatttaaatctttcatagtaACCATTtatccccttctccctcattgACCTGTCTAGCATCTCCTTAAATATATCCATACTATCCGTTTCAAacattccctgtggtagtgagttccacattcttaacaCTCTTttagtaaagaagtttcttcagaATTCCCTGTTAAATTTCTTGAATTTAGAATGTACACCTTATGAAGTGTAGTCTTTCttctcagcactcttttctcatgcagtataaattattgttccctttactaATAGCATTCTtgcaattctgtcctgatgagtgcaagacaaaaagcttcaacagcatgtcacTTTTTTTGAGCAATAAACTGTAAAACTGGGATTAGGGAAGGCTGGTCTGTTGGGAAGTGAATTTCAATTTGTCTGGTAACAAACTGTGTAACTAACTCAGAGGTGAAGGCCAGCACAAAAGAATGTCAAACCCTTAGAAGGAGGTAGGTGACAACAGTTTAGGGATTGGGTAGGGACAGCAAGCAATGTGCTACAACTGAAAATGGTGAAAAGAGAACTTTAAAAATAACCCAGTGGGATAAATAATCTCAAATTCATTTtgtaattttgttttaaatttgcaAAGAGCCAATTGTGCTGGCAGCAAAGCACCTAAGAATAGTATTTAGATGCCAGTGAGGAATTTGGTCATTGAGCAATGTTAACAATGGTCTGCTACACCCATAAAGCTCTAAATAGGACTCAGACTAATAGTAGCCATAGTAGATTAATGCCCATAAGTGTCATGAAATGATCACAAAGCAATGGGTGTTAGTTGTGACctagttggtagcattctcatcTCTTAGTTCAGTTATTGTTTAAGACACACTCCAGAGACATCTAGGCTGACTGTCCAGTGCTGTATTGAGAACTCCTGCATTGTTGAAGGTGCcgactttcagatgagacgtaaAATCAAGGTCAAGTCTGCTCCCCagttgaatgtaaaagatcctgtggcaatccatgaaagggatcaaagggtatggggagaaagtgggagcaggctattgagttggatgatcagccaagatcataatgaatggcgtaccaggcttgaagggtcgaatagcctacttctgctcctggtttctatgtttctattattttgaagaagagcaagggagttctccctgttGTCCAGGTCCAATATTCATTCTgcaaccaacatcaataaaataAATTATCCTGCCATTGTCAAATTGCACAAATTGGTTGCGGAATTCCCTATATTGTAACAGTGACtgcagttcaaaagtacttcattgacagtGAAGCGCTTCAGAACATCCTGAGGTCACTATGTAAAGGTACCAATAGAATTGAAAGTTAATTCCCTTCTTAATCTTGTTAAGGTGTACGATCTGTATCACAAGACTTTACAGTGAAGCATGTGTATTTTAGAGTAATTGTTGTAGAGTGATTAAAACATTTGCTTTCTTGTGTCGAAACACACTGCTTGTCTGAATGGCTTGCGGTGATTATTAATGTGTAGGTAGGTAGCAGTGACCTACAGATAGCAACAAGATGAATGACCATTTCATCTGCTTCAATATTGTTGGTTGTGGGAGTAAATTTGGACAGGATACAGGGAAGCACTCCCTGAGTTTTTTCAGATACTGCCATAGGACCTTTACCAGCCACCTAAAATCAGACAACAGCAGGATGGGGCCAAGACAGATTGGTTCCCTCTGAAAGAGAATTGGGTGTCTGCAAGAATTCTTACAGAGAAAGGGGGGTGTCAATCCTACAGTACAGTGAATCCATTCACGTATGGACAGTCTGCCCCTTGAAGAAGCCTCCTTTTAACATCTCCTCCCAATCCTGGACTCACAGCCTTGAATTCACACCAGGGCTTCTGTATTTTGAGTATAATCTACCATTTGGGATGGTTAATCATGCTCCGAGGATGTCTGACAGAAGGAGACTGTTCCTGTGAACACTAATGATCTGCCATATCTGTGCCCTGGATTTATCACCAATGTCTTCACTGAAGGAGTAATGACCCTGACATCACCACTGCAAGTCTGTACAGTGTAAAGACAGCAAGTGAATTTTGTGGAGTTTTAGTTATAAAGGTTTGAATCCTTAACTAAAGACATCTAACTATCTATCCAGAAGAGAAAAAAACACATTATACTGATCCATTTTCATTTATACATTTGTAGCCTGGCATGAATTTCAACATTGCGAGCTGCTAGTTGTGAAAATAATAACACAGCAATTTTGTTACTTGCAGTTTTATTGAACTGCAGCTACCAGTTTTGAAGCAATACCTGCTCGGCATGACACCAGCCTTATCACTGTGCAGTGAATGTGAGATTGTAATACTGTGGATTTGGGGGGTGATCCAGTAATTTTTGCCCAACTGGGCATTGGATGAAGGAGCCAAAATTACTTTGCACTGTTTGATGTAAAACCATTTCTGTACCAATGAAAAATGTGCAATTCAAATTAGCTTTCCTTGCTTGAGAGGCAGAGATATTTTAGAAAAATATACAGGTCTCAAAATGATCCCATGTGTTCTTGAGAAATTTTAACCCTGGTTGAAATTTTAGCTATTTAAAATGAATGGCAAAGAGACAAATTTCCACACTGGAGTAAAGAAGAGACGAGGAGAGATTTTTTAAATACGCAGTGAGACTGTGATTTagaatgaaataaaaaaaacaggaaatgctagaaaaatttggcaggtctggcaacatttgtggagagagaaacggagttaacctttcaagtctgtatgactcttcttcagagctctgaaaaagaatcatacagatttgaaacattaactctgtttctctctccacaggtgctaccaGACCTGAGGTTTTTCAGCGTTTCctgttttcattccagatttgcagcttccgcagtattttgcttttatctatgtgaTTTAGAATGCACTGGCTGATGGAGTAGTGGAAGTAGATTCAGTAGTAtctttcaaaaggggaattgtGCAGTAGATTCAGTAGTAtctttcaaaaggggaattgtGCATATAAGTAAAAAGGAAAGAATTGCAGAGCTACAAGAACAAACAGTGGGGCGTGACTAAACGGATAGGTTTTTTAAAGAGACAGCACATATATGATGGGCCCAAGGGCCTTTTCCTGGGGTGTAAGATTCTCTTATTCAATCATTTCAGGGCAATGTCCCTAAATATGAGAAGATTCTGATATAAGCAGTTTGCTGCACAATAGAATGAAATTGGTAGCAAAAATGCAGTGCGTTTACAgtgtactgcatgcagttttacACCCCTAATGTTTTTGCTATGTGCAGTTTTATGTACAGGTAGATGAGATAGGATGTGATATAATCAATTATGCATGTGTCTGCACCACTGCAATATTAGGTGTTAATTGTTTTAAGTGTCAGCTGTTGCTCACAACCACAAGGACAATTAGACCCTCATACTGACACATGGTTACCACACCTAACaactctaagtcagaaggttgtgaatttaAGACCCAATCTGGAGACTTGAGTGCAAAATTTAGGCTGAGGAGTCAAGTGTtagaactgagagagtgctacgCTGTCTGAGACACCGGGCCATCTTTCAGCTGAGGCATTAAACCCAGGTTCCGTGTTCCCTCTCAGGTGaaagtaaaagattccatggcattgttttgaagaagagcaggggagttcttcctccCCAGTATCATGGCTGCTAATCATTCCTAAACCAAGATTACCAAAACAGATTGTCAAGTCATTATCAAATGgctatttatgggagcttgctgtgtgcaattagCTGCCTCCTTTCTGACATTGCAATAGTGACAACAgttgaaaagtacttcattggctgtaaagtgtttggaGACATCCTGACATCAtggaaggcgctatataaatgcaagttctttcttttctttctctcctttgTATCTTTCTCTTCTTTGCTGCGCAGGATGCAATGAATCCTATTAATTGAAACAATTCAGGTATTCAAGTCCCTACCGAGAAAGAATATCAGTTCAGAACATACTGACTGTTTCACTGGAATTCTACTGGGAAATTTTCCTGTGTGATCAAACTTCTTATTTTGCCTTGTTTCTTCTCTGGCAGATGGTTGGTCATTTGTTCCTCTGTTTGTGGTTCTCATCCTTGACTGTGGCAGCGAAGATGGCATTTGAAGagaaatgtaagttttttttttgttgtcgtTAACATGAAGTAAAGTGAACCTCTACTGCAAAGGAACGATTTCATGCCCCAAGCCCTCGGCCAGATGCACTTATATCAACAACCATGTCTTTCAATAAATAATGGATGCTAATATTACTAGATACTGCATACATTTTCCCAAATACACACTGCAAAAATTTGCtgaaaggaaaatactgcagatgctggaagcttgaaataaaaacagaaaatgcaggaaaacctcagctggcctggcagcatctgtggggagggaaacagagttaacgtttcaagtctgtatgactcttcttcagagctgaagagaagcagaaatgtgatggattttatactgtttaagagggggtggagcaagatggaaggtcagggataggtgggagctaagaagagatttgacaaaagatgtcatggacacaagacaaagggagtgttaatgtagtggtaaagactaaagaaggtgttgatagtggcagaatgtgttaatagcagaagaagggtcagtgctctgtgaaagcacaacatcgAAACAGGTGACAGTTGGCCATGGGGAGGGGGACTTGGGGGAAAAGGGTAAAAAaatttaaattgaaaaaaaaatacatatatacaaataaaaataaataataaataaataatgaattaaaatggatttaaaaaggggtaaagatggaggggaAAATCCTTAGTAGGAATTGGCAACTGGTCTTCTGGGTGCTGCTGCTGGCAATTTGGGAGAAACCATCCTCTCTGTGCGGTTCATGTATGAGTAGTACTCATACGCTGTCGTGGTTTGCAACCAAATGGTGTTTGCCTGAGCTTTGCTGGTCTCCCCACTATTCAGAACACACGGCTTCATTTTCAGCTTGGCGGGGTGGTAACAACATCATGGCCAACAGAAATAGCCTGGAAACAGTGAGTCCctgagagagcagctggagaagGTAGACAgaggcacatgcacacacacacagactggagaAAGAGATCGAGAAACACGGACTGGGGAAAGAGAAAACAATGAAAAACTAAAGGGggcagagagaaacacaaaccagTGAGGGAGAATTCATGTTGCCCTGCAATGTGTTAGGCAGCTTTAAAGCTGAACTCTGAGGACTGTATCTTACTTTCCTATAGCTGGGCTTCAGTGGTGGGGTATGGGAATTGAATTAGGTTTAGTGTTGATTTTAATTGTTATTTTTAAGAGCTTTTGCTGTGTATTGTAAAATGTCATAAAATTGTATGCACACTTGGGTTCAAAGCTGTGTATATTGATGACGTTTTGTTGAATCAATACATTTACTTGGTGTATTCTCTAGGATGGCCACAAGTAGTTTCATTTAAGCACATACTTATATCTTTCTGTTCTTTTATGTTCTTTGATTTATAATTTGTTAATCATCCCACTAGAAAACAAAAAGTCTTGTTTTATTTGTGTGGCTTCATGATAATAGAACTCTCAACTAAATGGAATATTTGTAAACAGCAGACAAATGTCATGTGGTTAATCAAATGAGTGGTGTCAAATGACTGAAGGGACTGGGCTTTAAATCACACGATCAAATCTCCAAGAGTACTTCAaaccagagttggcaatcctAGTCCTGAGCGGTAGAGTGACCCCACTTCTCCCTGTGGCTGTGTAGGGTAATGCTCCCCCCAGTGTGATATTGAGCTACATATTCAGTGTTTGAAGCACTTTGAAATATTCTGAGGTCACAAAAACGCTACACAATACTCTTTCTCTCATTCCTGGAAGGAATGGACTTCAATGGAAGAGAAAATCAGACAGGATGTAAGATGGGGCTGCCAATTCACTCTCACCCAAGACACCTTTCACCACCCCCACAAAACATTAACAAAACAATTTTCTTTATTTAAGTATATGAAAATCTCACCATGTCAGAGCCAGTGTGAATTCTCCTTCTAATCTTTGGTTTAACCTGTAGTGAATTCAGGGCTTTTTCATACCTAATAAAAATATATCTCTATATTTTCACAGACACTATTGTAAACAAGACCAATCAGTTCATACAGCTGAACTGTGAAGCCTCCCCTGATCAGCTGCGGACTGGCATCCACTGGCGGCTTGATGGCGTGCCACTCAGCAAGAATGCCCATTCAAACATGCTCGACTTGGAAGTGACAGACCGGCCAGATGCAGGCAACTATAGCTGTCATGCCAACAGCACTGCAGCGTTACTAAAACACTACTACCTACTAATAGATGTGGAGAGACAGGCTGATAAAATACTCGAAGGTGAGAGTTCCATAAGTGCAAAGTGCCGTGATAAAAAAGGCCCATGAGTGCCGGAAGCACTCAGCTATACTACCGGTTGCAAACTGCACACTGGTCAGATCGCACAATTCGTTCCATTTACCTCTGGGTgagagctccacacacactggtgcCCCAATTGGGGCAATTACACATACCAGCAAGGAGCTGGCAGAAGCAGAATACTTGAGAGGGGATGAAagtgggtgttgctgagggaggtcTTGCCAGCTTGGGCACAGGGAGCTGGAGATTGAGATTTTCACTGGTAGTATCTGGTACATAAACCTGCATGAAGTATAGAATTTCCTTCAAATGTGTAGGACTTGCCAAATGATAAAAGGCCATGATCCATCTACTTTGCCTTCTACCATCCTGTTAGTTGAATGATACAATGATAATAGAGTTGTTAACTATAGCAATCAACCTCTATCAAAGTGCTGTGATCTTTTTTTTCTGCCTACAAACAGAAACAAATGGAAAATGCATCACATGCCAAGCGGAGAGATTTGGTGAGACCTTCACCTGcttctggaaagagagagaaaaagccaaTTTCTCAGCAAGCTTCCACCGTGAGTAAGTAAGCCCATTTCAATTTATCACTTATTCAGCACGTATATGTTTTCACGTGAAGAAATAGCCTGTCCTTTCTTTCTTCAATGCTCGTGAGCCAGATCGATATTGGTGTAGATGGAGGTGAGGTAAGGGGCGGGGAACAGTTCCGTTCCCCGTACAGATCCCTTCAAATTTCATTTGGCAGAAGAGTGAAGCACTGACTCCAGTAATGCATCTTCATCCCAGTCCACAGTATgccagtcacacactgtgccaGCCCAAAGTGTTTCTCAACCCTGTGACCAATGAATCAATGCTGGATCCCTACATTCAGCAGACTTGAGGGGGCTTTAGGGGTGTGAGGGGTTTCAGCTGGAGCTTTCTCCGTGGCTGCAACATGAGCGTTAGACCTAAATAGGCATGTGACTTCGTGTACTCATTTTGTCAATGTCAGCTTAGGACCAAGCATCCTCCCTAACTCCTTAGACTGCAGCTATTTTATGTGGGTCTCCTTGCCGTAACTTGCATTCAACAATCAGGGTGAAAGCAACGCTGGTATATTCCGCCACTAAGTATGAAAATATAAGCTTCAACCCATTGAACTATCATTCACCTACATCAAACACAGCATGTTTAATAACCTGCAGTCAGGGAATCTAACTAACTTTTAATGTGGCCACAAACATTTCATTTAAAGAAACAGTAAATATGAGCAGGTTTCAATGAGGAAAGTTTTTATTTTGAAGCACTCTAATGGTTTGCAACAAAACACCTGAAAAAGTTGTTTCTTTTCCTGTACCACATCCTGAACCTGCTTTCAAAGTTGAGAGTATACACAAACAGAGAGCACTCGCATTTAGGCCACATGTTTGTTCTgtgatcaggttacaggcttctcTGGTCACAAATGTGCTCAAGGCCAGGTGATTTTCATTCTATTTATCTGAGCTGGATTTTGAACCTAGTTCCAAGAGTGAAAGGCTTCTGTCCAATGCATTGTGCCATAAAGCCCCATTTTAATGAGTGTAGACAACACTCATTGTAGCTCAGCATGTCTGATCCTGGGGCCAGTTGATTCACAATAGAGAAGGCTGATTCTCTGCTTGTCATCCCTTAATTGTTATCACCCCATCCAAGTGGTGCAGGCATCCTGTAGAAAAGGAAAACTTGCTCTCCTCACCTGGTCTaggcctatatatgactccagttAGGCACCAATGTGGTCGACTTGTAACTGCCACTTGGAATTGGCCTAGAGAAACAACACAGTTATATCAGAACTGCTAGTCGCTTGTTCAAGAGGGCCCACTACCACATTGTTGGAGCAGCAAgagatgctgaccttgccagtgacacccatcttCTGAGAATtaactacaaaaaaaaaatctcgaTGCAAGGTAGATCCCTCCTGTTCTCTGGCCCAAAAATACGTCCCTAATCATCCTTAATTGAGACCCCACTGCTGCACCAGTGCAACATTTCTTATTTGCTCCACTATCCATCCTTTGGGTGAAATAGTCAACACACGCTCTTTACTTTCCGGCCTGTGTACTGTGCGGGTTTCGGTATTCACTTCTTTCTCCTATTGTGTTGCAGTGGTTGGAAGGGAGACTCCAAGAGCTGTGTCTTGACACCATGCAAGACCTCAGATTGCACTGTCCAAGCAACCTGCACAGACCAGACCTTCTCCCCATATGGTGAAGAACTGAGGCAAATCACTTTCACTGTGGAGGCAGCTACAAGCAAACGATACAAAAAGTACACCGAACACTTTTACATCAGAGATATTTGTAAGTATACACATGAGAAAAAGACTTATCTCTTGAAAATTGATTAATATTAGCTCATTGAAACTAACATTACTGACATTACTGGATCTTTTTATTGGACCTGGTGGTGATATGTAATGCCTCCTCTGATTTTTACCTGGAAACCTTGCGCTAAAACAGAATGACACAATAATTTTTAACTCCCTGGATGACTAGGTGAATCAAATCATTTCTCAACCTAATGCTGGCCCATTCGAACCAGGAGACCCAGGCCTTGAAgataaaattctcacccttgagctcaaacccctccatggcctcactccttcATTTCCCCACCCCTAAAACCCTCTGATCTTTGCTTTCCTGTcactctggcttcttgtgcatccccCATTTCCTTCATCCACCATTGGCAATAGAGAGGAAAATAGAGAGGCTTTCCATCATGATCGACACCTGGGTGGGGTagcgagggtgggggtggtggcgttCCCTTTGGAAAGTGCAGATGGAAGATGATAATATTGTGACAGGAGATGCCCCCAACCATGGCCAAGTCTGATACACTGGGCGgaatcttcagctctgaagactAAGTTCGGTGGCAAGTGCGGGAATGCAAGTGATTCCcgctggggggggcaggggggtatgGGATGGCTGAACATGCACAATCTagcgcttttcagctcattactGATGTATCTGTGCCAATCTCGTGGCGCAGGTGGGCGGCAAGTCCCCTCCCTCACCGTTACCTCATGGGCTTGAAGATCCGGCCACCGTATTTGAAAGGCACCTGGAcagcctccctcctttccccactTAGCCTGCCTCCCAGGACCTGCCTCCTGTCCGccttcacccaaccccacccccactctgcctaccagccacaaccttcCCCTGCTTCCAGCCTTGGCGCAGCTTGTGCTATCGGCACCCAATATGAGTGAAGTTATGAGCCATCCCCAAGAAGGCAAAAACAGCATCTGACCTCAAAGTTGTGGAAGAAGTGAAGCTGGTCACctgcatgccacttatatacagtcacAAAAGTGAATGCTCTAATATCTCGctggcagggaacttaatttgacAGGGGGACTTAATTCCGACGAGGTGGAcgtttaatgagcatgcatgagatgctaatgcatgcaaaaggacTTCCCGATGTTGTCCTTCAGGAAGCTCGGCCTGCCAAGAGCAGAATTCCTACAGTTCATCCCGctgttgggaaactgatttttggcctaacCCCAAATTAAGTTCCAGCGCCCACCACAACTCCCACTGCTGGCGGGATCAGAAGGTTCCACCCATTGCGAATAGGCAGAAGGAAGGGTAggaaaaatggcaaaaaaaagAAATGGCAACAATTTATTTGTAATGGAATGAGGTGGAATCCTTATcaatgtatttattttattctGGGGGCAGGTCAACAAAAATGTTGTGCACCTGGCACTTGGGTCAAGGGAGGGGAATGTCTTCACACCATTCTTATGGCATCTCCTGCTTCCTCTTCAGTAAAACCCACTGGTCCGAAGGAACCAACAATCCTTGTGAGGAGAGATAAATTACAAGTCAGCTGGCAGTACCCAGATTC is a window encoding:
- the il12ba gene encoding interleukin 12Ba, whose translation is MVGHLFLCLWFSSLTVAAKMAFEEKYTIVNKTNQFIQLNCEASPDQLRTGIHWRLDGVPLSKNAHSNMLDLEVTDRPDAGNYSCHANSTAALLKHYYLLIDVERQADKILEETNGKCITCQAERFGETFTCFWKEREKANFSASFHRDGWKGDSKSCVLTPCKTSDCTVQATCTDQTFSPYGEELRQITFTVEAATSKRYKKYTEHFYIRDILKPTGPKEPTILVRRDKLQVSWQYPDSWNTPHSYFPLLAQVSVELTCRKNKHKSHIWNKDASAEPLIPCSSIPEIHHRTKRYQNISCSTENSSVVFSVTKKQSHKIGRICVRVKELFFNSTWSEPSCKSCQATKHSGRY